DNA sequence from the Podospora pseudocomata strain CBS 415.72m chromosome 2 map unlocalized CBS415.72m_2.2, whole genome shotgun sequence genome:
CCACAAGCTCATCCCAAAGCTCCAGTGGAGACTGCCGTTTAGCGGCGCCCGTGGCTGCGGACAGCGCTGCCTTGCAGCTGCTCCAGATCGCCCTCCAACTGTTTGATCTGGGCATGAGTCTGCTCGAGGTCCTTGTTGAGGCGGTCGCGCTCGGCAATGAGTTTCTGCTCCCATTGTCTGAAGCGCTGCTCCTCGATTTTGACCTGCTCGGTGAAGCGCTTGCGgagcgcctcctcctcctccttgaactTGGGGTTGTCCAGCTTCCGGGGGCGGGCCTCGCCAAACTTGCGCGTCTCCATCTGCTGGGCGCGGTACGCCTCGTAGTGCAACTCCTCGGTCGTGTGGATAAGGTCCAACATGTGGGTGCGGATCAGGATCGACCGAAGCTTCTTGAAGTCGCAGTGGTCCTCATTCTCAACCTCGGCAACGCCCCACGAATATTGCCGGCCCTTGACAATACGCCCGTCATTAGTCTTGACGTCCTTCTCAGAGCCGATAACAGCGAAAGGCATAGCCGCCATAAGAGTGCGGGCGTGCTGGGCAGCTGGttcgtcgtcctcctcaatAGGGGGCTGGTAGATCTTGATGTTTTGGGCCTCGATGACAGCGCGGATCTGAAAGCGGTTGAGTCAGCATGGAGCTCCGCCAAACACGGGCAAATTAGGTGTCTCACTCTTGACTTGAACTTGGCCAAGTCGGCCGGACTGAGGGTGTCAGCCTTGGCAATAACTGGGATAAGG
Encoded proteins:
- the spn4 gene encoding Septin spn4 (COG:D; COG:U; COG:Z; EggNog:ENOG503NU9N) yields the protein MAPSNAESASPIGIANLPNQRHKIVAKRGAAFTIMVAGESGLGKTTFINTLFSTTIKNYADHKRRHQKQVDKTVEIEITKAELEEKFFKVRLTVIDTPGFGDYVNNRDSWMPIIEFLDDQHESYMLQEQQPRRQDKIDLRVHACLYFIRPTGHTLKPLDIEVMKRLCSRVNLIPVIAKADTLSPADLAKFKSRIRAVIEAQNIKIYQPPIEEDDEPAAQHARTLMAAMPFAVIGSEKDVKTNDGRIVKGRQYSWGVAEVENEDHCDFKKLRSILIRTHMLDLIHTTEELHYEAYRAQQMETRKFGEARPRKLDNPKFKEEEEALRKRFTEQVKIEEQRFRQWEQKLIAERDRLNKDLEQTHAQIKQLEGDLEQLQGSAVRSHGRR